A genomic window from Bacteroidota bacterium includes:
- a CDS encoding aldehyde dehydrogenase, which produces MFILSNYIGGKLQPPVSGNYLDNYNPATGSVYAQIPDSDENDVELAVTAAKNAFADWSTTDAVTRSRILYRIAELIGERFDALAEAESMDSGKPLALAKRMDITRARDNFEFFAASVLHFSSESHNQKGKFINYTTRYPIGVVGCISPWNLPLYLFTWKIAPALAAGNCVVAKPSEITPVTAFMLSEICIEAGLPTGVLNIVHGTGPKTGAAIVKHPLIKGISFTGSTRAGREIASVTAPMFKKVSLELGGKNPVIIFADCDYEEMLNTTVRSSFTNQGQICLCGSRIYIESSIYERFKADFVERAKKLIVGDPKAAETNVGAVVSEVHYNKILSYIDLAKEEGGKVLCGGEAVKFSGDMEKGWFVAPTVIEGLNQQCRTVQEEIFGPVVTLHAFNNDEEAVNLANQSDYGLAAVIWTNHLTRAHRLSEQLESGIVWVNCWLERDLRTPFGGVKQSGVGREGGVEALRFFTEPKNICIKI; this is translated from the coding sequence TTGTTCATATTATCAAACTATATTGGAGGCAAGCTTCAACCGCCTGTAAGCGGTAATTATCTGGATAACTACAATCCGGCAACAGGCTCCGTATACGCACAAATTCCTGATTCAGACGAAAATGATGTTGAACTGGCTGTAACAGCAGCTAAAAACGCCTTTGCGGACTGGTCAACAACTGATGCAGTTACCAGAAGTCGCATTTTATATCGGATTGCTGAGCTTATTGGTGAACGATTTGATGCTTTAGCGGAAGCCGAGTCAATGGATTCAGGTAAACCATTAGCCTTGGCAAAACGTATGGATATTACCCGGGCACGTGACAATTTTGAATTTTTTGCTGCTTCGGTGCTCCATTTTTCAAGCGAAAGCCATAACCAGAAAGGAAAATTCATCAATTATACTACACGCTATCCAATAGGCGTTGTAGGTTGTATCTCTCCCTGGAACTTACCCTTATACTTATTCACCTGGAAAATAGCACCTGCTCTGGCCGCAGGCAATTGTGTTGTCGCCAAACCATCGGAAATCACACCGGTAACGGCTTTTATGTTATCTGAAATTTGTATCGAAGCCGGTTTACCAACAGGCGTCCTAAATATTGTACACGGAACAGGGCCGAAAACAGGTGCGGCCATCGTGAAACACCCATTAATAAAGGGAATATCGTTTACCGGAAGCACCAGAGCGGGCCGTGAAATTGCATCCGTGACGGCTCCGATGTTTAAAAAGGTCAGCCTGGAATTGGGCGGAAAAAACCCGGTAATTATTTTTGCCGATTGCGATTATGAGGAGATGCTGAATACTACGGTAAGAAGCTCTTTTACCAATCAGGGGCAAATTTGTTTGTGCGGAAGCAGGATTTATATAGAAAGCAGCATATATGAGCGTTTCAAGGCAGATTTTGTTGAAAGGGCCAAAAAGCTCATTGTTGGCGACCCGAAAGCGGCTGAAACCAATGTTGGTGCTGTTGTTTCTGAGGTGCATTACAATAAAATATTGAGTTATATCGACTTAGCTAAAGAGGAAGGTGGTAAGGTATTATGTGGAGGGGAAGCTGTAAAATTTTCAGGTGACATGGAAAAGGGCTGGTTTGTTGCTCCTACTGTGATTGAGGGTTTAAATCAGCAGTGCAGGACGGTGCAGGAAGAAATTTTTGGGCCTGTAGTTACGCTACACGCTTTTAATAACGACGAGGAAGCCGTAAATTTGGCCAATCAATCCGATTACGGTCTGGCCGCTGTAATCTGGACGAATCATTTAACTAGGGCACATCGCTTGTCTGAGCAGCTTGAAAGCGGTATTGTTTGGGTAAACTGTTGGTTAGAGCGCGATTTGCGCACACCATTCGGAGGCGTTAAACAATCCGGCGTAGGTCGCGAGGGCGGGGTTGAGGCTTTACGGTTTTTTACCGAACCTAAAAATATTTGTATAAAAATTTAA
- the lysS gene encoding lysine--tRNA ligase yields MSQHLTEQEQIRRESLLALRNLGIEPYPAELFEISHPAADILKQFPENPDAFKAVSLAGRVMGKRIMGKAAFAVIQDSSSKIQIYVKGDEICPGEDKTLYEEVFKKHLDIGDIIGVKGYVFTTKTGETTIHVSEFKLLSKSLRPLPIVKTDADGNVHDAFTDSEQRYRMRYVDLIVNPEVREVFIKRTKLVNTIRTFLNSFGYIEVETPILQPMYGGAAARPFKTHHNALDMTLYMRIANELYLKRLIVGGYDGVYEFSKDFRNEGMDRFHNPEFTQVEFYAAYKDYIWMMDFVEEMIEKVAIEVNGSTEVQVGDNLISFKRPWKRFTMFEAIEHFTGIDISNMNETELFATAKNLKVHVDATMGKGKLIDEIFGEKCEPFLIQPTFITDYPVEMSPLAKKHRSKEGLVERFEAICNGKEMLNSFSELNDPIDQRNRFESQLELGKRGDEEAMQLDEDFLRALEYGMPPTAGIGIGIDRLTMIMTNQHAIQDVLFFPHMRPESK; encoded by the coding sequence ATGTCACAACACCTAACAGAACAAGAACAAATACGCCGCGAAAGCCTTTTGGCATTGCGCAATTTAGGAATTGAACCCTACCCTGCCGAATTATTTGAAATTAGTCATCCGGCAGCAGATATCCTTAAACAATTTCCGGAAAATCCGGATGCCTTTAAAGCTGTCAGCCTTGCCGGTCGCGTTATGGGTAAACGTATTATGGGTAAAGCAGCATTTGCTGTTATACAGGACAGCTCTTCAAAAATTCAGATTTATGTTAAGGGTGATGAAATTTGCCCGGGAGAAGATAAAACCTTATACGAGGAAGTATTTAAAAAACATTTAGACATCGGAGATATCATTGGTGTAAAAGGATATGTGTTTACAACCAAAACAGGCGAAACTACCATTCATGTTAGTGAATTTAAACTCTTGAGTAAAAGTTTACGTCCGCTTCCAATTGTAAAAACAGATGCCGATGGAAATGTGCACGATGCATTTACCGATAGTGAGCAACGTTACAGAATGCGTTATGTCGACTTAATTGTAAATCCTGAAGTTCGTGAAGTGTTTATTAAAAGAACAAAACTGGTAAATACGATCCGTACATTTTTAAACAGCTTTGGCTATATAGAAGTAGAAACACCTATTTTACAACCTATGTATGGTGGTGCAGCTGCGCGTCCGTTTAAAACGCATCACAATGCACTTGATATGACATTATATATGCGTATTGCAAACGAGTTGTATTTAAAGCGTTTAATTGTTGGCGGATATGATGGGGTGTATGAATTTTCAAAAGATTTCCGTAACGAAGGTATGGACAGGTTTCACAATCCGGAATTTACACAGGTAGAATTTTATGCTGCTTATAAAGATTATATCTGGATGATGGATTTTGTTGAAGAGATGATTGAAAAGGTTGCAATTGAAGTTAATGGCAGCACAGAAGTGCAGGTAGGTGATAATTTAATTTCCTTTAAAAGACCATGGAAACGTTTTACCATGTTTGAAGCAATTGAACATTTTACCGGAATCGATATTTCAAATATGAATGAAACGGAATTATTTGCTACTGCAAAAAATTTAAAAGTGCATGTAGATGCAACTATGGGGAAGGGCAAATTAATTGATGAAATTTTTGGAGAAAAATGTGAACCGTTTTTAATTCAGCCTACATTTATAACTGATTATCCGGTTGAGATGAGCCCGCTTGCGAAAAAACATCGCAGCAAAGAAGGATTGGTTGAACGATTTGAAGCTATTTGTAATGGAAAAGAAATGTTGAATTCATTCAGCGAATTAAACGACCCGATTGACCAACGCAACCGTTTTGAATCACAACTTGAACTGGGCAAACGTGGCGATGAAGAAGCGATGCAATTGGATGAAGACTTTTTACGCGCGCTTGAATATGGTATGCCACCTACAGCAGGCATCGGCATTGGCATTGACCGTTTAACAATGATTATGACCAATCAGCACGCTATTCAGGATGTGTTATTTTTCCCGCACATGCGACCGGAATCGAAATAA
- a CDS encoding T9SS type A sorting domain-containing protein yields the protein MSDYNNASNWVYNDATRYTLPPTLGTCEFLLPLDLIAFDGTISENGNQLNWTTANEIDIKEFIIERSANGESFIAVGAVDAIGDALSANSYEFIDDMPAGGEMYYRLKITNLDNTYTYSKIILIEDELTNTIKLFPNPVTDYATLIFSNNCNNCNIQIYSANGKVIENLAVSVNGQQHLEINTQNLQPGFYVISIVGDAVNLAIPFIK from the coding sequence GTGAGTGATTATAATAATGCTTCTAATTGGGTATATAATGATGCAACCAGATATACACTTCCACCTACATTAGGCACTTGTGAATTTTTATTGCCATTAGATTTAATTGCATTTGATGGTACTATTTCAGAAAACGGAAATCAACTTAATTGGACAACTGCTAATGAAATCGATATAAAAGAATTCATTATTGAAAGAAGTGCCAACGGTGAATCGTTTATTGCTGTTGGTGCTGTTGATGCAATTGGAGATGCACTTTCAGCTAATAGTTATGAATTTATTGACGATATGCCTGCTGGAGGGGAAATGTATTATCGTTTAAAAATTACCAATCTGGATAATACTTATACCTACAGCAAAATTATTTTGATAGAAGATGAATTAACAAATACAATAAAACTTTTCCCTAACCCGGTAACAGATTATGCAACACTCATATTTTCTAATAACTGCAACAATTGTAATATTCAAATATATTCAGCAAACGGAAAGGTGATTGAAAATTTAGCAGTTTCTGTAAACGGCCAACAACATCTTGAAATAAACACCCAAAATTTACAACCGGGTTTTTATGTAATAAGTATAGTTGGAGATGCGGTCAATCTAGCTATTCCGTTTATAAAATAG
- a CDS encoding FAD-dependent oxidoreductase, which produces MRRRKFVRNLSLLVPGMLINPSFLKATLSPKLTSGNVIIVGAGAAGLYAAKVLKEAGINVIILEASDTHGGRVKPLEGFADFHVEAGAEFVHGKGNTAGDPPSFLWSSINDYNPDLLLEYGAYKEMYQIGTGYEVEPYWDADLEAAWQFYLNMYAYTGDDIFMSDYLFSEYSIDESHPYWHVYEAWIGSEFGTTIKRIGMKSIAISEVLWLTGGKDYLLDDSYLSILETLFFNPILSDIQYNKQVTAINYSGTNAIVSCADGSSFITDKVIVTVPIPILQENTISFTPLLSFVKSTAINALQMGAGMKLILKFSNRFWGDEIQDMTMDGYTTFIWDPGRDKTGATDAVLICFIMGENAEYMSSLGAGAVDVALAELDALFDGAATANYLDNFISDWGKHPFIKGAYSFPALNTYTTETDTTRIDLALPIDCKIFFAGEATNNNHPSTVHGALESGARAAAEVLECFSLPVETTTSTISVELFENNGNACFIVSSATITTAKFSIISIDGKHVQQFYYDRIPAGKNTYQFEIKDLPTSIYLLEAEIDGKLYHQKIEVK; this is translated from the coding sequence ATGCGCAGAAGAAAATTTGTCCGTAACCTTAGCCTCCTTGTTCCGGGAATGCTAATCAATCCATCATTTTTAAAAGCCACATTATCACCAAAACTTACATCCGGAAATGTAATTATAGTTGGTGCCGGTGCAGCAGGTTTATATGCTGCCAAAGTATTAAAAGAAGCGGGCATAAATGTTATTATTCTTGAAGCATCAGATACCCATGGCGGACGCGTAAAACCATTGGAAGGATTTGCTGATTTTCATGTAGAGGCAGGCGCTGAATTTGTGCATGGTAAAGGAAATACTGCCGGTGATCCACCATCATTTTTATGGAGTTCCATAAATGATTACAATCCAGATTTATTATTGGAATACGGTGCTTATAAAGAAATGTATCAAATTGGCACCGGTTATGAAGTAGAACCTTATTGGGATGCCGACCTGGAAGCTGCATGGCAATTTTATTTAAACATGTATGCCTATACAGGTGATGATATTTTTATGAGTGATTATTTATTTTCAGAATATAGCATAGATGAAAGTCACCCATACTGGCATGTTTACGAAGCATGGATTGGCTCTGAATTTGGTACTACCATTAAACGTATTGGTATGAAAAGTATTGCCATTAGCGAAGTATTGTGGTTAACCGGAGGCAAAGATTATTTATTAGACGACAGTTATTTATCAATTCTGGAAACATTATTTTTTAATCCGATATTAAGTGATATTCAATATAATAAACAAGTAACTGCTATAAATTATTCAGGCACCAATGCCATTGTTTCATGTGCTGATGGTTCATCATTTATAACTGATAAAGTAATTGTTACTGTTCCTATTCCTATTTTACAAGAAAATACTATTTCTTTTACGCCATTATTATCATTTGTAAAATCAACAGCTATTAATGCCTTACAAATGGGTGCAGGAATGAAATTAATTTTAAAATTTTCGAATCGTTTTTGGGGAGATGAAATACAGGATATGACGATGGATGGTTATACCACTTTTATCTGGGATCCGGGTCGCGACAAAACCGGCGCTACTGATGCTGTTTTAATTTGTTTTATAATGGGAGAAAATGCAGAATATATGAGTAGCTTGGGAGCCGGAGCTGTTGATGTTGCACTCGCAGAACTTGATGCTTTATTTGATGGTGCTGCAACAGCAAACTATCTTGACAATTTTATTTCTGATTGGGGCAAACATCCATTCATTAAAGGTGCATATTCATTCCCTGCATTAAATACGTATACTACAGAAACAGACACCACACGTATTGATTTGGCCTTACCGATAGATTGCAAAATATTTTTCGCAGGAGAAGCCACTAATAACAACCATCCTTCTACTGTTCACGGTGCATTGGAAAGTGGCGCCCGTGCTGCCGCTGAGGTATTGGAATGTTTTTCTTTACCTGTTGAAACCACAACGTCAACCATTTCGGTTGAATTATTTGAAAACAATGGCAATGCATGTTTTATTGTTTCATCTGCAACTATAACAACAGCTAAATTTTCAATAATTAGTATTGACGGCAAACATGTACAACAATTTTATTATGATAGAATTCCTGCTGGAAAAAATACTTATCAATTTGAAATTAAAGATTTACCGACATCTATTTATTTATTAGAAGCAGAAATAGACGGAAAACTTTATCATCAAAAAATTGAGGTAAAATAA
- a CDS encoding RidA family protein, with the protein MSNNIIHTNKAPEPVGLYPHARKVGNLLFLSGIGPREAGTNKIPGVEIDKNGNFNTFDFEAQCRSVFNNVRTVLEASGAKWEDLVDVTVFLTNMQRDFATYNRIYAEYFKDAQPCRTTVGITSLPTPIAIELKCIAAISE; encoded by the coding sequence ATGAGCAACAATATCATCCATACCAACAAAGCCCCTGAACCTGTAGGTTTATATCCGCATGCTCGAAAAGTGGGCAATTTGCTTTTTTTATCAGGCATTGGCCCTCGTGAAGCAGGAACAAACAAAATACCCGGTGTGGAAATCGATAAAAATGGTAATTTCAATACCTTCGATTTTGAAGCGCAATGCCGTTCGGTATTTAATAATGTGCGCACTGTTTTAGAGGCTTCCGGCGCCAAATGGGAAGATTTGGTGGATGTAACTGTTTTTCTAACCAATATGCAACGCGACTTTGCTACTTATAACCGCATTTATGCAGAGTATTTTAAAGATGCCCAGCCTTGCAGAACCACAGTTGGTATTACATCACTCCCTACACCTATTGCAATTGAACTAAAGTGTATAGCCGCAATTTCGGAATAA
- a CDS encoding T9SS type A sorting domain-containing protein, which produces MKPNCTHFILLCFIISSCDPTITPPENIATITFYDTVYVSPEITLLVGLGETAVLPEKITWHAKTVDTTIGSATSNLISKLATITDAEIERQMLLNPELPKIKGLKKLIDETEVQLFNNIADASEGELYCIDNAEYLVPAIIDVFTNYGESGIDLVILMDRSTSMNDDLLAVKNGLTEIINVLEQFKPIRIGLVFYADKNTDGKKWLQAHPLTENTDEIRSIIQNTRTYGGGYDLPESVNDAIMYTLNDMNWSFTARRLVLLIGDAPSLEPPLSEFTTTEVLNCIARYNVTMNIYPIVIGLKEGINSKVGIADIEPKSSAIIKTIYPNPADNIMLLHTQSAGNYTAQLFDINGNLLQSKSFTGDNFTFYTWDLPPGVYIARIINESNKTADTIKFIVQHK; this is translated from the coding sequence ATGAAACCAAACTGTACCCATTTTATTTTATTATGCTTTATTATTAGTAGTTGCGACCCCACAATTACTCCGCCTGAAAATATAGCGACTATAACGTTTTATGACACTGTTTATGTTTCACCTGAGATTACTTTATTGGTTGGTTTAGGGGAGACAGCCGTTTTACCGGAAAAAATTACCTGGCATGCAAAAACGGTTGACACAACAATCGGCTCTGCAACGAGTAACCTAATATCTAAATTAGCAACTATAACTGATGCCGAAATTGAACGGCAAATGCTTTTAAATCCGGAATTACCAAAAATTAAGGGATTAAAAAAACTAATTGATGAAACAGAGGTTCAGCTATTTAACAACATTGCTGATGCTTCGGAGGGAGAACTTTATTGTATTGATAATGCAGAATATTTGGTGCCGGCTATTATTGATGTATTTACCAATTATGGAGAAAGTGGAATCGATTTAGTAATTCTAATGGATCGGTCAACAAGTATGAATGATGATTTGTTAGCGGTAAAAAATGGATTAACTGAAATTATAAATGTATTAGAACAATTTAAGCCAATTCGAATTGGTTTAGTATTTTATGCTGATAAAAATACTGATGGTAAAAAATGGCTTCAGGCACATCCACTAACTGAAAACACTGATGAGATTCGTTCTATAATTCAAAATACAAGAACCTACGGTGGTGGTTATGACTTACCTGAAAGTGTTAATGATGCTATCATGTATACTTTAAATGATATGAATTGGTCATTCACTGCAAGGCGTTTAGTTTTATTGATTGGCGATGCACCAAGTCTGGAACCCCCGCTTAGTGAATTTACTACAACAGAAGTTTTAAATTGTATTGCCAGATATAATGTTACGATGAATATTTATCCCATAGTCATCGGATTAAAGGAAGGTATTAATAGCAAGGTAGGCATAGCTGATATCGAACCTAAATCAAGTGCAATTATAAAAACAATTTATCCAAATCCGGCAGATAATATAATGTTATTACACACGCAGTCAGCCGGCAACTATACTGCACAACTTTTTGATATAAACGGTAATTTGCTCCAGTCTAAATCATTTACAGGCGACAACTTTACTTTTTATACATGGGATTTACCACCGGGCGTTTATATTGCTCGAATTATAAACGAATCCAATAAAACCGCAGACACAATAAAATTTATTGTTCAACATAAATAA
- a CDS encoding T9SS type A sorting domain-containing protein — MKKVYFTTLIGLLFLLTNCDNAEPDYSVSSATKISVKDTISAPITKKADSIPAPDIVLNAKRKEKTPLSKKVDLSIDEEIQRQLKLNPDLPQLNSVADAYNNITVKMFSGIADASGGEVYMIDNAKFVVDAISDIIKTYMSGETDLVFLVDKTGSMSDDIAEIKTSISKIVSQIKTYENTRVGFVFYGDKNADIGLWFEKYPLTNNYDTLPFIINGITTTGGGDYEESVNDAIAKTIEEMNWITGRKRIVLLIGDAPSLLPPRSNYSMEQIITMAKDARVNMNFYPVVIGIKGNIDGIGKPKEIVTSKTSIITDLYPNPASDFISVAVTNTGKYRIEIFDINGVLITTKQFRNSDMKIATNTFASGVYVLRIYNEENSTIDTKKFVVKH; from the coding sequence ATGAAAAAAGTTTATTTTACCACACTTATCGGCTTGTTGTTTTTACTTACAAATTGCGATAATGCCGAACCGGATTATTCTGTTTCCTCTGCCACCAAAATTTCAGTTAAAGACACCATTAGTGCTCCAATTACAAAAAAAGCAGATTCTATTCCGGCACCTGACATTGTACTAAATGCAAAACGCAAAGAAAAAACGCCTCTTTCAAAAAAGGTGGACCTTAGTATTGATGAAGAAATACAGCGGCAATTGAAATTAAATCCTGATCTTCCGCAATTAAATAGTGTTGCTGATGCTTATAATAACATTACGGTTAAAATGTTTTCAGGAATTGCAGATGCTTCAGGTGGTGAAGTTTATATGATTGACAACGCCAAATTTGTAGTTGATGCCATAAGTGATATCATTAAAACTTATATGTCAGGTGAAACCGATTTAGTTTTTCTAGTAGATAAAACCGGAAGCATGTCTGATGATATTGCAGAAATAAAAACAAGTATTTCAAAAATTGTATCACAAATTAAAACCTATGAAAATACCCGAGTTGGATTTGTTTTTTATGGTGATAAAAATGCAGATATCGGTTTATGGTTTGAGAAATATCCGCTTACAAATAATTATGATACATTGCCATTTATTATTAATGGTATAACCACAACAGGTGGTGGCGATTATGAAGAAAGTGTAAATGATGCTATCGCTAAAACCATTGAGGAAATGAATTGGATTACCGGAAGAAAACGTATTGTATTATTAATTGGCGATGCACCGAGTTTATTACCTCCGCGCAGCAATTATAGCATGGAACAAATTATAACCATGGCAAAGGATGCGCGTGTGAATATGAATTTTTATCCTGTTGTTATTGGAATAAAGGGAAATATTGATGGTATCGGGAAACCAAAAGAAATTGTTACCAGTAAAACTTCTATAATAACCGATTTATATCCGAATCCGGCAAGTGATTTCATTTCTGTTGCTGTAACTAATACCGGGAAATACAGAATTGAAATTTTCGATATAAACGGTGTGCTGATTACGACAAAACAATTCCGCAATAGTGACATGAAAATAGCGACAAATACTTTTGCTTCGGGAGTTTATGTGCTTCGGATTTACAATGAAGAAAATTCAACAATCGATACCAAAAAATTTGTGGTAAAGCATTAA
- a CDS encoding peptidoglycan DD-metalloendopeptidase family protein, translating to MAYFKKIRRTPTTVFTVGFAAAAMFSACGTYTAAVQNDNTKYTAVDTGITPSEDLLFIEDFYAEDASKKAEPRLTIDYTPEANLRGQLKSADEQLPISEQLVLLGENIRLSEQAENENIGGLDYATPEEAEDFEVYDDLFLANELNAGAIFDPSKMTDSIQVFLVSPFSNCYTFPLGNSKVNSDFGWRKSRFHSGIDLDLEVGDDVYASFDGIVKKADVVSGYGNLIVVKHFNGLETYYAHLSKILVAEGDTVSSGEKIALGGNTGRSTGPHLHYELRYRGAAINPKYIVDFKNADLIAEMFYLKKEHFKPTTSTTNAAASTTAKKYYTVKKGDTLGKIASRNHTTVAKICKLNGISSKKVLKPGQRLRIK from the coding sequence GTGGCTTATTTTAAAAAAATCAGAAGAACCCCCACAACAGTTTTTACAGTCGGATTCGCGGCTGCGGCAATGTTCAGTGCATGTGGCACCTACACAGCTGCCGTACAAAACGATAACACAAAATACACAGCGGTTGATACCGGAATTACACCATCTGAAGATCTTTTATTCATAGAAGATTTTTACGCTGAAGATGCTTCTAAAAAGGCAGAACCACGTTTAACAATTGATTACACTCCCGAAGCAAATCTTCGCGGCCAGTTAAAATCTGCCGACGAACAATTGCCGATCAGTGAACAGTTGGTTTTACTTGGTGAAAATATTCGCCTTAGTGAGCAGGCTGAAAACGAAAATATCGGTGGTCTCGATTATGCTACTCCTGAAGAAGCAGAAGATTTTGAAGTGTATGACGATTTGTTTTTAGCAAACGAATTAAATGCCGGTGCAATTTTTGACCCTTCTAAAATGACGGATAGCATTCAGGTGTTTTTAGTGAGTCCTTTTAGTAACTGCTATACGTTCCCATTAGGTAACAGTAAAGTAAACTCCGATTTTGGCTGGAGAAAAAGTCGCTTCCATTCAGGTATCGATTTAGACCTTGAAGTTGGCGATGATGTATATGCTTCATTCGATGGCATTGTTAAAAAGGCAGATGTTGTTTCCGGATATGGAAATTTAATTGTGGTAAAACATTTTAACGGACTGGAAACATATTATGCGCATTTATCAAAAATATTAGTTGCAGAAGGTGATACTGTTAGCTCAGGCGAAAAAATTGCATTAGGTGGAAATACCGGCCGAAGCACCGGTCCGCACTTACACTATGAATTACGTTACCGCGGAGCAGCAATTAATCCTAAATATATTGTTGATTTTAAAAATGCAGACTTAATTGCAGAAATGTTTTATTTGAAAAAAGAACATTTTAAACCAACAACTTCTACAACAAATGCTGCAGCATCAACAACAGCAAAAAAATATTATACCGTAAAAAAAGGTGATACTTTAGGAAAAATTGCTTCTCGCAATCATACCACAGTAGCTAAAATTTGTAAACTCAATGGCATCTCAAGTAAAAAAGTACTGAAGCCGGGGCAACGATTGAGAATAAAATAA
- a CDS encoding SdiA-regulated domain-containing protein, with product MNYLLVCSFIALTFVQGRELKHYNLSQPDKVLELPDSLREISGIAFINDSTVACVQDENGILFIYDIKNNFIKERYPFHADGDYEGIAIAYNYIYILRSDGKLFEISDYSSKKIKTKSYTTGVPADNNEGLCFDRNTKSLLIGCKNKIIDADAEKNARQIYRFDWEKKELHKNPTYALTVDDAMAYARKKNLDMGEIGANKKGKNKNTFKFNISAIALHPKTGNLYILNAADHAIFVVDETSTIKEIKLLDPVLFNKPEGITFTPNGDMYITNEGQEGKARILYFKYR from the coding sequence ATGAATTACCTCCTCGTATGTTCATTTATCGCGCTCACTTTTGTGCAGGGCCGGGAATTGAAGCATTATAATTTATCACAACCTGATAAAGTGCTGGAATTACCGGACTCATTAAGGGAAATTTCCGGTATTGCTTTTATTAACGACAGCACTGTTGCCTGTGTGCAGGACGAAAATGGCATTTTATTTATTTATGATATTAAAAACAATTTCATTAAAGAACGTTATCCCTTTCATGCAGACGGTGATTACGAGGGTATTGCCATTGCCTATAATTATATTTATATTTTACGAAGTGATGGTAAATTATTTGAAATAAGTGATTACAGCAGCAAGAAAATAAAAACAAAAAGTTATACAACCGGAGTTCCTGCCGACAATAATGAAGGTTTATGTTTTGACCGGAATACGAAAAGTTTGCTGATTGGTTGTAAAAATAAAATAATTGATGCCGATGCTGAAAAAAACGCAAGACAGATATATCGTTTTGACTGGGAGAAAAAAGAATTACATAAAAATCCAACATACGCATTAACTGTTGATGACGCAATGGCCTATGCCCGAAAAAAGAATCTTGACATGGGTGAAATTGGCGCTAATAAAAAAGGCAAAAATAAAAACACCTTTAAATTCAATATTTCAGCAATCGCCCTGCATCCTAAAACCGGAAATTTATATATTTTAAATGCCGCAGACCATGCAATTTTTGTTGTAGATGAAACAAGTACTATTAAAGAAATAAAATTGCTTGACCCGGTACTATTCAACAAACCCGAAGGCATTACTTTTACCCCAAACGGCGACATGTATATTACAAATGAAGGTCAGGAGGGGAAAGCCCGAATTCTGTATTTTAAGTACCGGTAA